ACCGCGGCCAGGACCCCTACCAGCCGCAGCAGGACCAGGACGCCTACGCCACCCAGGCGTTCGCCGTCCAGGACGACTACACGGCACAGCCCGACGCCACCGCCGTCTACGCCCCGCAGCCGATGCCCGACGAGACCGGCACGTACGGCATCTACAGCCCCGACGCCCGCGCCCAGCAGAACGGCTATTACGACGCCTACAACGGCGCCGCCGCCAACGGCAACAGCAACGGCAACGGCTATGCCTACGACGGCAGTTACGGCCAGGGACCGGCCGCCCAGGACGCCTATGCCGACCCCTACGCGGCCTACGGCGACAATCCGGGCCAGGGCGGGCAGGCGCCCTACGCCGATCCGTACCTCGGCGCCCAGCAGTACGCCGCGCCCTACGACCCGTACGCGCAGCCGGACCCCTACGCCCAACCGCCCTACGCCGCGCAGCAGTACGACAGCCAGGGGCAGCCGCTGGGCCAGTACCCCGGCCAGGGCTACGGCGAGACCCCGCCCGGCGGCGTCTGGGTCCCCCAGCAGCGCGACGCTGAACTCCCGCCCGAGCAGCCCTACCCGCCGTACGGGCAGCCGGGCTACGACCGATACTGAGGGCTTCCCACGTTTTTGGCTTTCCCGCCGTGGGTGTTGTTCGCCGTTGCGGGTCCGCTGCGCGGGGCTTGGGCGCGGGTGTTGCTTGCGGGTCCCCGCCGTTGCGCCTGGCGGCGGGCGGGTCCGCTGCGCGGGGCTGTTGGGGTGCGGTGACGGGCCTGCGCGGGTGGGGGTGTCCGGACTGCTTCGCTTTACGTCCGGACACCCCCACCCGCTCCGGCCCGTCCCCTCCCGTTGGGGGATGGGAAAACGGTGGGTGGGGGTGGTCGCCGGTGGTCCGGTGCGGCTCGTCGAGCGCAGTGAACTGCCTACGGGCGCCCGCCCCCACTCACCGTCACTTACTCCTCCCACGGGAGGGGACGGGCCGGAGGGGCCTGGTGTGTGGACGTAAAGCGAAGCAGTCCACACACCAGGCCCCGGAGGTCCGTCACCGCACCCGACAACCACCCGCCCGCCGCAGGCGCAACGGCGAGAAACCCGCAAACATCACCCGCGTCCAAGCCCCGCGCAGCGCAGGCGCCACGGCGAGGCACTCGCAAGCGTCACCCGCGTCCACGCCCCGCGCAGCGGAGCCGTAACGGCGAGAAGCCACTACGGCGGGAAAAGCCGAAAACGTGGGCCGAAAGCAAAGCGCAGCGCTACGTGGAGCCGTGCCAGTCGTCGCCGTTCACGATCAGGCCCGCGACGATCGCGCCGGACATCCCGGCGTGCGCCGGACCGCCGCCCGGGTGCGACCAGCCGCCGACCGCGTAGAGCCCCGGTATCCGGGTGCGGTTGCCGGGCCGCAGGAACCGGCCCTCCTGGCCCGCCAGCGCCGGTCCCGGCACCAGCGCGTCCTCCGTCGGGGGCAGCACCTCCCGCCATAGCACCCGCTCCCGCAGCCCGGGAACCGCGGCCTCGGCGATCTCCACCATCCGGTCCGCGTCGGCCGCCACGGCCCCCCCGTCCTGCCGGTCGACCGGCCCGTGCGGAGCCACCGTGGCGGTGAGGGTCACGGCCTCATGGGCCTCGTCCGGCCTGGTCGCCGGGTCGTCCGGGCGCAGCACCGTCACCGTGGGCCGGTCGCAGGGCGTCCGCAGCCCGGACCCGTCGCCGAAGACGCCCGCCAGCTCGGCCGTGCGGTCCGCGGCATGGACCACCGTCCGGTGCGCGGCGTCCCCCGGGCGGGCCCCGCGCAGCGCGAGACAGACCGTGAGCCGTCCGGTGGCACGGTCACCCGGGCCCAGGGCGGGGCGGACATCGTCCGCACCCCACGGCTCCCGTCCCCGGCAGAGCTCCACGAGCCGCACCGGATCGACGCCCGCGACCACGAACTCCGCCTCGGACACCCGGCCGTCGGCCAGTTCGACGCCCGCCGCCCTGCCGTCCTTCTCCACGATCCCGGTCACTGCCGCGCCGAAGCTGAACTCCACCTTGCGCGCCACACAGCGCTCGTACAGCGCGTCGGCCAGCGCCCGCATCCCGCCGCGCGGGTACCAACTCCCGAAGGTCTGCTCCATGTACGGCAGCACGACGGCGCTCGCCGGGGCGCTGCGCGGGTCGAAGCCGT
This genomic stretch from Streptomyces nigrescens harbors:
- a CDS encoding phytoene desaturase family protein, with amino-acid sequence MARIAVIGAGMGAMAAAARLAVAGHRVAVFERDATHGGAVRRLARDGFTFDTGPGLLHLPAVYRDLFLKTGREPLESCIELTQVDPAARHVFADGTAVSLPNASRAGVLAALDEALGAGSGERWSELVGRAREAWDATRRPLLEEPLWTDWRVLGRDPYPAVRRRGLFSRGKGPTTATLAEVARRELADPRLIALLESHALAYGFDPRSAPASAVVLPYMEQTFGSWYPRGGMRALADALYERCVARKVEFSFGAAVTGIVEKDGRAAGVELADGRVSEAEFVVAGVDPVRLVELCRGREPWGADDVRPALGPGDRATGRLTVCLALRGARPGDAAHRTVVHAADRTAELAGVFGDGSGLRTPCDRPTVTVLRPDDPATRPDEAHEAVTLTATVAPHGPVDRQDGGAVAADADRMVEIAEAAVPGLRERVLWREVLPPTEDALVPGPALAGQEGRFLRPGNRTRIPGLYAVGGWSHPGGGPAHAGMSGAIVAGLIVNGDDWHGST